The Polaribacter tangerinus genome has a segment encoding these proteins:
- a CDS encoding DUF3109 family protein, whose product MFQLGKTIVSEDIIEKDFVCNISACKGACCIDGEAGAPLDKEETKILEKIYPKVKPFLRKEGIAVIEKEGTWVTSEWGELETPLINNADCAYVIFDEKKTALCGIEEAYNSGAIDWKKPISCHLYPIRVKSYSEFSAVNYHKWEICDDACSLGKELQVPVYKFVKQALIRKFGENWYNQLEKVAEKHRATE is encoded by the coding sequence ATGTTTCAATTAGGAAAAACAATCGTTTCAGAAGATATTATCGAAAAAGACTTTGTATGTAATATTTCTGCATGCAAAGGAGCTTGTTGTATAGATGGCGAAGCAGGTGCACCTTTAGATAAAGAAGAAACCAAAATTTTAGAAAAAATATACCCAAAAGTAAAACCCTTTTTAAGAAAAGAAGGTATTGCAGTTATTGAAAAAGAGGGTACTTGGGTAACTAGTGAATGGGGAGAGTTAGAAACGCCCCTTATTAACAATGCAGATTGTGCTTATGTAATTTTTGATGAGAAAAAAACAGCACTTTGTGGCATAGAAGAAGCTTATAATTCGGGTGCAATAGACTGGAAAAAACCTATTTCTTGCCATTTATATCCTATTCGTGTAAAATCCTATAGCGAGTTTTCTGCAGTAAATTATCATAAATGGGAAATTTGTGACGATGCTTGTTCTCTTGGAAAAGAGCTGCAAGTGCCGGTTTATAAATTTGTAAAACAAGCACTTATTAGAAAGTTTGGAGAAAACTGGTATAATCAATTAGAAAAAGTAGCAGAAAAACATCGAGCTACAGAGTAA
- a CDS encoding MarC family protein, with translation MNFNFKEIATAFMVLFAVIDIVGNIPIIIDLRKKAGHIQSGKASIIAGIIMIFFLFLGQSLLGLIGIDVNSFAVAGSFILFFIALEMILGITLYKDNEGDVNAITASVFPLAFPLIAGPGSLTTLLSLRAEFYIENIITAVLLNVLLIFVVLKTSSKIERIIGPNGIQIIRKVFGVILLAISVKLFTANIKALFL, from the coding sequence ATGAATTTTAATTTTAAAGAAATTGCAACGGCATTTATGGTGTTGTTTGCCGTAATTGATATTGTTGGAAACATACCTATTATAATAGATTTACGTAAAAAAGCAGGTCATATTCAGTCTGGTAAAGCCTCTATAATTGCTGGTATAATTATGATTTTTTTCTTGTTTCTAGGTCAGAGTTTACTTGGATTAATAGGTATAGATGTAAACTCCTTTGCTGTTGCCGGTTCTTTTATTTTGTTTTTTATTGCACTAGAAATGATACTAGGTATTACTCTTTACAAAGACAACGAAGGTGATGTAAATGCCATTACGGCCTCTGTATTTCCATTGGCTTTTCCACTAATTGCAGGACCAGGAAGTTTAACAACCTTGCTCTCTTTAAGAGCCGAATTTTATATAGAAAATATTATAACTGCGGTGTTACTAAACGTATTGTTAATATTTGTTGTGTTAAAAACCTCTTCTAAAATAGAAAGAATTATTGGCCCCAACGGAATACAAATTATTAGAAAAGTTTTTGGTGTTATCTTATTAGCAATTTCTGTAAAACTATTTACAGCAAATATTAAAGCGCTATTTTTATAA
- a CDS encoding FAD-dependent oxidoreductase, whose translation MTSFDALIIGGGVAGMQCALVLGSAKNKPFAKSKKMGIIMHQKASHLQNALFNNVLGISPKTLGKDILLDGKLQLSRLYPEVLQIEHEKVLEIITNKENYTIVTTKSRYLATTLVIALNYSKPFTIKGLENFLVPHKRANPTKDRIELKNRNYKIRKNLYCCGTIAGIRSQFAIAAGSGASVATDILTEWNNHVPTKIHDKIGTH comes from the coding sequence ATGACTTCTTTTGATGCTCTTATTATTGGTGGTGGTGTTGCAGGAATGCAGTGTGCACTTGTCTTAGGCTCTGCAAAAAATAAACCTTTTGCAAAAAGTAAAAAAATGGGTATTATAATGCATCAAAAGGCATCGCATTTACAAAACGCACTTTTTAATAATGTATTGGGAATTTCTCCGAAAACTCTAGGTAAAGATATTTTATTAGATGGAAAACTACAATTATCTCGTTTATATCCAGAAGTATTACAAATAGAACATGAAAAAGTACTTGAAATTATAACTAATAAAGAAAACTATACCATAGTAACTACTAAAAGTAGGTACCTAGCAACTACGCTAGTAATCGCTTTAAATTACTCAAAACCTTTTACTATTAAAGGATTAGAGAACTTTTTAGTACCTCATAAAAGAGCAAATCCTACAAAAGATAGAATTGAGCTTAAAAACCGTAACTATAAAATACGTAAAAATTTATATTGCTGTGGAACTATTGCAGGTATTCGAAGTCAGTTTGCAATTGCAGCGGGAAGTGGTGCAAGTGTAGCTACCGATATTTTAACGGAATGGAACAACCATGTACCTACTAAAATACACGATAAAATTGGCACTCATTAA
- a CDS encoding helix-turn-helix domain-containing protein — protein MEERITKQQLMKMYNVNRTTIEEWRKRFGLPMIEISSHKKYIRKTDLLEWENQMKQNHTLV, from the coding sequence ATGGAAGAAAGAATAACAAAACAACAACTAATGAAGATGTACAATGTAAACAGAACCACCATAGAAGAATGGAGAAAAAGGTTTGGTTTACCTATGATAGAAATTTCATCTCATAAAAAGTATATCAGGAAAACGGATTTATTAGAGTGGGAAAATCAAATGAAACAAAATCACACCTTAGTGTAA